The following nucleotide sequence is from Bacteroidales bacterium.
CGTCTTATTTCTTTTTTAGTTCTAACAACAACTGCTGTAACTACTGTACCTTTCTTAACATTTCCGGAAGGAATGGCACTTTTAACAGTAACAACAACTTTGTCGCCAACAGAGGCATAACGTCTTCCTGTTCCACCAAGAACACGAATAATTAGAACTTCTTTTGCGCCGCTATTGTCGGCTACTGCACATCTACTTTCTTGTTGTAACATGATTATTTAGCTCTTTCTAAAATTTCTACTAATCTCCAACGCTTATTCTTGCTCAAAGGGCGTGTTTCTGTAATTTTAACAGTGTCGCCAATATTACAATCGTTGTTCTCGTCGTGTGCAATGAACTTTTTAGTTCTTTTTAAGAATTTACCATAAATAGGGTGCTTCTCTTTACGTTCAATAACAACAGTAATAGACTTCTCCATTTTGTTACTCACAACAAGACCTATTCTTTCTTTTCTCAGATTTCTTTCCATCTTCTTGTATTATTTTGATTGTTCAGCAATTCCTCTGCTGGTAAGTTCTGTTAAAAGCCGAGCAACAGTAGCTCTCATTTCTTTCAAAACATTTGCATTTTCAAGTGGCGAAACAGCATGATTTAGTTTCGCTTTTGTAAGTTGAAGTCTTGCGTCTTCCAATCTTTCATGAATATCTTTTGTTGATAATTCTCTTATCTCCGAATTTTTCATAGTTTCTAATTTTAAGCTTCTACGTAATCCCGTCTAACAATAAATTTCGTGGTGATTGGAAGCTTTTGCGAACCTAAACGCATTGCTTCTTTAGCCGTTTCTAAATTCACGCCCTCGGATTCAAATATGATTCGTCCAGGAGTAATACGTGCTACGAATAATTCCGGAGCACCTTTTCCTTTACCCATACGTACTTCTGCAGGTTTTTTAGTAAGAGGTTTATCGGGGAAAACGCGAATCCACAACTGACCTTCACGCTTCATTTTACGTGTAATAGCCTGACGAGCAGCTTCAATTTGTCTCCCTGTTAACCAAGTTTCTTCTAATGCTTTTATACCAAAAGATCCAAATGCAAGTTGATTTCCTCTTTCGGAATTCCCCTTCATTTTTCCTTTTTGCTGCTTTCTAAACTTTGTTTTTTTGGGTTGTAACATTTTTATAAATCTTAAATGTTAATATTATTTTCTTCTTCTATGTTGAGGGTGTTTTCCACCTTTACTATCGCTCTTTACTGTAGTAGGTACTAATTCTGGTTTGCCATAGATTTCTCCTTTACAAATCCAAACTTTAATACCTATTCTACCATAAGTGGTATGTGCTTCAGCCAATGAATAATCAATGTCGGCACGTAGTGTATGCAAAGGGATTCTTCCTTCCTTATACATTTCAGAACGAGCCATTTCAGCACCACCAACGCGACCGGAAATCAGAATTTTAATTCCTTCTGCTCCAACACGCATAGTGGAAGCGATAGATGTTTTAATAGCTCTACGGAATGAAATACGTCCTTCAATTTGGTTGGCAACATTACGTGCAACCAAAGTAGCATCAAGTTCCGGACGTCTAATTTCAGAGATATTTATTTGTACTTCCTTATTAGTAAGTTTCTTTAACTCTTCTTTTAACTTATCTACTTCTTGTCCGCCTTTACCAATAATAATACCCGGACGAGCAGTATGAATATTTACAGTAACTAATTTAAGAGTACGTTCAATAGCAATTTTCGATACACTTGCTTTAGATAAACGTACAGATAAATATTTTCTGATTTTGTTATCTTCAACAAGTTTGGCTTCGAAACTTTTTCCACCATACCAATTAGATTCCCATCCTTTGATGATTCCTAATCTTAATCCGATAGGATTTGTTTTTTGTCCCATTTATATAGCTTTATTTACTTAAATTAGTATCTTCAACAATTACTCGGCTATCTACCGTAAGTGTAACATGGTTAGAACGCTTACGAATTCGGTGAGCACGACCTTGTGGTGCCGGTTGAATTCTTTTTAACATTCTTCCGCTATCAACAAAAACTTCCTTAATGTAAAGATTTGCATCTTCCATACGTTTGCCTTCGTTTTTAGCTTGCCAGTTAGCTACAGCTGATAAAAGAAGTTTGTATAGTCTGTTTGAAGCCTCTTTTGGTGAGTGCTTTAAGATATACAGTGCTTTTTCAACGCCTTCGCCTCTTACTAAATCTGCTACTAATCTCATTTTTCGGGGAGATGTAGGGCAGTTATTTAATTTCGCATAAGCAAGAGTCTTTTTAGCCTCTTTTGCCTTTTGTGCGGTATTATGTTTTCTAGCTCCCATAGCTTAAATATTCTTTATTTTTTACCTTTATTTCTACTACCCGCATGTCCTCTAAAGATACGTGTTGGTGCAAATTCGCCTAATTTGTGACCTACCATATTTTCTGTAATATAAACAGGAATAAACTTGTTCCCATTATGGACAGCTATGGTTTGACCAACAAAATCCGGAGAAATCATTGAAGCTCTAGACCAAGTTTTAAGAACAGTCTTTTTAGTTGCTTCTGCGTTTGCTAACACTCTTTTCTCAAGCTTGTAATGTATAAAAGGTCCTTTTTTTAATGAACGACTCATAGTTCTAAAGTTTTATACTTATTTCTTTCTTCTTTCGATAACATATCTGTTGCTGTCTTTTTTCTTATCGCGAGTTCTAAACCCTTTAGCAGGAAGCCCCTTACGTGATCTTGGATGACCACCGGTTGCTCTACCTTCACCACCACCCATTGGATGATCGACAGGGTTCATTACTACAGGACGTACCCGTGGGCGACGACCTAACCAACGACTTCTACCAGCTTTACCAGAACGTTCTAGGTTATGCTCGGTATTAGACACCATTCCTATAGTAGCTTTACACGTTTGAAGAATCATACGTGTTTCGCCGGAAGGTAACTTAATGATAGCAAATTTACCATCACGAGTCATTAATTGTGCATAAGATCCAGCACTACGAGCCATTTTAGCTCCTTGTCCCGGACGCAACTCAATATTATGAATGATCGTACCAAATGGAATTTCACTTAGATAAAGCGCATTTCCTACATCAGGACTAATACCTTTACCAGATACGATTTTGGTACCTACTTCTAAACCATGTGGAGCAACAATATATCGTTTTTCACCATCAGCATAAGCAACAAGTGCTATACGAGCTGAACGATTTGGATCGTACTCTATAGTTTTAACCGTAGCAGGAACACCATCTTTATCCCTTTTAAAGTCGATTATTCTATATTTTTGCTTATGACCACCGCCTAAATAGCGCATAGTCATCTTCCCTTCACTATTTCTACCACCTGATTTCTTTTTAGGCGCTAATAAGCTCTTTTCGGGTTTAGAGGTAGTAATTGTGTCAAAAGCGCTAATTACTTTAAAGCGCTGACTGGGGGTCGTTGG
It contains:
- the rpsQ gene encoding 30S ribosomal protein S17 yields the protein MERNLRKERIGLVVSNKMEKSITVVIERKEKHPIYGKFLKRTKKFIAHDENNDCNIGDTVKITETRPLSKNKRWRLVEILERAK
- the rpmC gene encoding 50S ribosomal protein L29 — encoded protein: MKNSEIRELSTKDIHERLEDARLQLTKAKLNHAVSPLENANVLKEMRATVARLLTELTSRGIAEQSK
- the rplP gene encoding 50S ribosomal protein L16, which produces MLQPKKTKFRKQQKGKMKGNSERGNQLAFGSFGIKALEETWLTGRQIEAARQAITRKMKREGQLWIRVFPDKPLTKKPAEVRMGKGKGAPELFVARITPGRIIFESEGVNLETAKEAMRLGSQKLPITTKFIVRRDYVEA
- the rplV gene encoding 50S ribosomal protein L22, giving the protein MGARKHNTAQKAKEAKKTLAYAKLNNCPTSPRKMRLVADLVRGEGVEKALYILKHSPKEASNRLYKLLLSAVANWQAKNEGKRMEDANLYIKEVFVDSGRMLKRIQPAPQGRAHRIRKRSNHVTLTVDSRVIVEDTNLSK
- the rplN gene encoding 50S ribosomal protein L14; the encoded protein is MLQQESRCAVADNSGAKEVLIIRVLGGTGRRYASVGDKVVVTVKSAIPSGNVKKGTVVTAVVVRTKKEIRRPDGSYIRFDDNAVVLLNPTGEMSGTRIFGPVARELREKSFMKIVSLAPEVL
- the rpsS gene encoding 30S ribosomal protein S19, giving the protein MSRSLKKGPFIHYKLEKRVLANAEATKKTVLKTWSRASMISPDFVGQTIAVHNGNKFIPVYITENMVGHKLGEFAPTRIFRGHAGSRNKGKK
- the rplB gene encoding 50S ribosomal protein L2; amino-acid sequence: MALKKFKPTTPSQRFKVISAFDTITTSKPEKSLLAPKKKSGGRNSEGKMTMRYLGGGHKQKYRIIDFKRDKDGVPATVKTIEYDPNRSARIALVAYADGEKRYIVAPHGLEVGTKIVSGKGISPDVGNALYLSEIPFGTIIHNIELRPGQGAKMARSAGSYAQLMTRDGKFAIIKLPSGETRMILQTCKATIGMVSNTEHNLERSGKAGRSRWLGRRPRVRPVVMNPVDHPMGGGEGRATGGHPRSRKGLPAKGFRTRDKKKDSNRYVIERRKK
- the rpsC gene encoding 30S ribosomal protein S3 translates to MGQKTNPIGLRLGIIKGWESNWYGGKSFEAKLVEDNKIRKYLSVRLSKASVSKIAIERTLKLVTVNIHTARPGIIIGKGGQEVDKLKEELKKLTNKEVQINISEIRRPELDATLVARNVANQIEGRISFRRAIKTSIASTMRVGAEGIKILISGRVGGAEMARSEMYKEGRIPLHTLRADIDYSLAEAHTTYGRIGIKVWICKGEIYGKPELVPTTVKSDSKGGKHPQHRRRK